DNA sequence from the Trueperaceae bacterium genome:
GCCTCTTTCGCCGTGCACCACGACCCCGCCGGGCCCGGTGATTTCGCCACGGCCCTGGTAGCGCTTCACCCGATTCTTCTTGAAGAGGAACGCTACCCCGTCGGTGTTCGCCTTGACGACTTCGTCCTTCCGCTTGAGCATCCGCGGCAGGTCGAGCTTGACGTTCTTCACCAGGACACCGTGCTTCTCGAGACCGTTCTGCGCCTCGAAGAAGCGCTCGCTGGACTCCAGCATCGCCTTCGACGGTATGCAGCCGACGCGGACGCAGGTTCCCCCCAGGGTTTCTTCCTGTTCCACGCAGGCGACATCGAAGCCCAGCTGGGCTGCTCGGATCGCAGCGACATAACCGCCTGGGCCGCCGCCGATGATTATCACGTCGTGCTTGGGCATGTTCTCCTCCGGCGAGGCCGCTGCCGGCCCCATTCTCCGCTGTGAGGCGCTGTGTACTAGACCTCCAGCAGCATCCGCGTGGGACGCTCGATCGCCTCCTTGATCCGCTTGAGGAAGGTGACGGCTTCCCGCCCGTCCACGATCCGATGGTCGTAGGTGAGGGCGACGTACATCATCGGCCGGATCTCTACCTTGCCGTCGATGGCCACAGGCCGTTCCTGGATCGTGTGCATACCTAGGACGCCGGACTGAGGCGGGTTGACGATCGGCGTCGACATGAGCGAGCCGAAGACGCCACCGTTGGAGATGGTGAACGTCCCGCCCTGCAACTCCTCGGGGGCGATCCTGTTCGCCTGGGCTCGAACCCCGAAATCACCGATCGCGCTCTCGATCTCGGCGAACGACATCCGCTCGGCGTTGCGCAACACCGGTACGACCAGACCCTTCGGCGTCGAGACGGCGACGCCGATGTCGTAGTAGTTCTTGTAGACGATGCTCTGATCGCGAATCTCGGCGTTGAGCTGAGGGATGCTCTTGAGCGCGTCGATAGCGGCCTTGACGAAGAACGACATGAAGCCCAGCCGCACATCGTAGCGCTTCTCGAAAGCCTCGCGGTACTCCTTGCGCAGTTGCATGACCTGGCTCATGTCGATCTCGTTGAAGGTGGTGAGCAGGGCCGCATTGCGCTGCGCCTCGACGAGCCGTTCGGCGATGCGGCGGCGGAGTGGGCTCATCGGCACCACTTCCTCCTCACGCTCGCCGGCCGCGGCCGGAGCGGGAGCGTTTTCGGTAGCGGCCGGTCGGGTCGATCCGGTCGCCGGCGCTTCGCTCTTGGCGGACGCCAGGTGCCGTTGCACGTCCTCCTTGAGGAGTCTGCCGCCCGGTCCGCTCGCCTCTACCTCTTCCGCCCGCAGGCCGTGCTCGTCGAGGAGCCTACGAGCGGCGGGCATGACCAACGGAGCTCCTTTGGCCGCCACGCCGCTTTCGACAGCGGAGCGTGCGGCGGCGGACGGTTCCTCGGCCTGCTTGGGCGCCGACTTGGGCGATTCGGCTTGTTGCGGCGCCGACCTGGCTGGATCGGCTTGCTGGGGCGACGACCTCACTGGTTCGGCTTGCCCGGCCGCGCCCTCCTCGATGTGAGCGATCACCTCTTCGACCTGGGCCGACTCGCCCTGCTTCTTCAGTACCTTCGTCAGCTTGCCTGCTACCGGGGCTGGAACCTCGACCGTCGCCTTGTCGGTCTCTACCTCGACCAACGGTTCGTCTTGAGCTACGGCGTCGCCCTCCTTCTTCAGCCAGGTACCGATGAATACCTCGGAAACCGACTCGCCGACGGCGGGCACTTTCAGTTCAACAGCCATGTCTGCTCCTCGTATGACGTAGGTGACGTCGCTCGCCCAGTTCCCCGCACGTTACCCGATACAGCGGTGCTGGCGCCCCTGAGGGAGGTTTCGCCCTCGCCTCCACTGAGGCCTCGCAACTCGGACCGCTCCCGCTCGCGCTGCTCACCGTGCCATCGTTTCGAACGCGGCCCGGATGATCTCGGCCTGCTCGATCCTGTGGCTGCTCGCCGAACCGGTAGCCGGGCTCGCCGAGGGCGGCCGGTACACGCCCCAGAACGGCCTCCCGTAAAGGGTGTGACCCCAATGTATCCGTAGGAAACGCCACGCGCCCATGTTCTCCGGTTCCTCCTGGACCCAGACGACCGGGACGTCATCGCGGTAACCGGCGAGCACCTCCTGGAGCCTCCCGTCTGGCGTGGGGTAGATCTGCTCGAGGCGAACGATCGCCACGTCTTCGAGGCCACGCTCCTCCCGTTCCGCGAGCAGCTCGAAGTAGATCTTGCCGGAGCAGAGGAGCACCCGGCGGGCCGAAGCTTGATCGACGGAGTCGTCGGGGATGACGTGACGGAAAGCGCCGTCCGCCAGTTCTTCGAGCGTCGAGACCGAACGCTGGTGGCGCAGCAGGCTCTTGGGACTCATGACGACGAGCGGCTTGCGGTATGGCCGCAACGCCTGACGACGTAGCAGGTGGAAGTGTTGGGCCGGGGTGGTCGGGTAGACGACCTGCATGTTGTCCTCGGCGCAAAGCTGGAGGAAACGCTCGAGCCTGGCGCTCGAGTGCTCGGGGCCCGAACCCTCGAAACCGTGGGGCAGCAGCATCACGAGGCCCGAGAGGCGGCCCCACTTGTCCTCGGCCGAGGCGATGAATTGGTCGATGATCACCTGCGCCGCGTTGTTGAAGTCGCCGTACTGAGCCTCCCACACCACCAGGGCGTCGGGCCAGTCGAGGCTGTAGCCGTACTCGAAGCCCAGTACCCCGGTCTCTGATAGGGGACTGTTGTAGATCTTCACCGGCGCCTGGGTCTCGCTCAGATGCTGCAGGGGCACGTAGGTGCCGTTGCCGTTGACATCGTGCAGTACCGCATGGCGGTGGCTGAAGGTGCCGCGTTCGCTATCCTGGCCGGTAAGCCTTACCCTGAAGCCGGCCTCGGCCAGGCTGCCCAGCGCTACCGCTTCGGCAGCGGCCCAGTCGAACGGGCGCTCCCCACGGGCCATCTCGACTCTCTGCCCCAGCAACCGCACGATCTTGGAATTGGCCTCGAAGCCGTCCGGGACCTGCGACAAGCGCTCCAGGATGCTCTTCACCTGGGCCCTGGGAAGCCCGGTCTCGACCTCGGGAACGTCCTCGTCCTTGCCGCCCCGGTACGGTTCCCAGACCCCTTCGCCTGCTGAGTAGTGGGGCCGGTAGTCCTCACGCCTTGCCTCGGAGAGCTCCTGCTCGAGCTGTTCGCGGCGCTGCTCCACGATCCGGTCGGCCTCGCCGCTGCCGATCTCGCCGGTCGCGAGCAGCCGCTTCAGATAGCCGTCCCGTACCGTCGGTCGTTCGCGGATCTTGCGATACATGTCGGGTTGCGTGAAGGCCGGTTCGTCGCCCTCGTTGTGACCGTGCCGCCGGTAGGCGTACATGTCGATGACGACGTCGCGGCGGAACTCGCGTCGGAAGTCCATCGCCAGTTCGATGGTCTGGGCCACCGCTTCCGGGTCCTCGCCGTTCACGTGGAAGATGGGGCTCTGCAGCATCTTGGCGATGTCGCTGGCGTAGGTGGTGGAGCGGCCCTGTTCGGGTCCGGTGGTGAAGCCGAGCTGGTTGTTGACTATCACGTGCAGCGCCCCGCCGATCCGGTACCCCGGGAGTTCGGAGAGGTTGAGCGACTCCTGCACGACCCCTTCACCTATGAACGAGGCGTCGCCGTGGATGAGGATGGCCAGAGCCTTCTCGCGCTCCTCGTCCCCGATCCTGTCCTGCTTCGCCCTGGTACGGCCCAAAGCCACCGGGTTTACGAACTCGAGGTGCGAGGGGTTGAAGCAGAGGGACAGGTGGACCTTGGCGCCCTCCGAGGTGAGCCAGTCACCCGAGTAGCCCAGGTGGTACTTGACGTCGCCGCGTCCCCGGTTCATCTCGGGATCGAGGTCCTCGAACTCGCGGAAGATCACCCTCGGGCTCTTCCCCATGATGTTCGCCAGTACGTTCAGGCGGCCCCGGTGAGCCATCGCCAGGATGACCTCCGAGGTGCCCTGGTTGCCCGCCTTCTCGATGGCCATGTCGAGCAGTGGGATGAGGCTCTCGCTTCCCTCGAGAGAGAAGCGTTTCGCGCCAACGAACTTCTTCTGGATGAACTCCTCGAAGATCTCGGCGTCGGTCAGCTTGGTCAGTATCCGCAACTGGGTGTCGCGCGAGAGGTCGAGCCTGTTCCGGCTCTGCTCCATCCGGGCCTGCAGCCAAGTCCGCACCTGCAGGTTGTCGATGTGCATGAACTGGGCGCCGATGGAGCGGGTATAGGTGACCTTGAGCGCTTCGATGAGTTCGCCGAGGGTGTGCACGGCCGGCATGTTGTCGGCGAGGACGGGGCGTTGCATGTCGGCGTCGGTGAAGCCGTAGTAGGCGGGGTCCAGTTCGGGCAGCGCTATCGTCTCACGACCGAGCGGGTTGATCTTCGCTATCCGGTGCCCGCGCACCCGGTAGTTGCGCACGAGTTTGTCGACCCGGTGCTGGAGCGCCGCGGCGTCGTCTTGCCCGGGCGTGGCGAGCACCCTGGCGCCAGCGTTGAAGAGGCTGCTGGGTCGGAACTGCGGTTGGAGACGGAAATGACCAGCGAAGCCGTTGCCGGCAGCCTGCCCGTTGGCTGCGCCGGCGAAGTAGGTTCGCCACTCTTCCGGTACCGAGGCCGGATCGTCGAGGTAGGCCGCGTACATCTCCTCGACGAAGGCCAGGCTGGAACTGTTCATGGTGACGTCTGCCTGACTCATGTTGTCATCTGACTTGGACTGTCGCTTCCTTCCTCCGCCGGTTCAGTACCGGCGACGCCCGTAACACGGACATCGTTCAGTTTCTGGCACGAGCGCATAGTAACAGGCGCGCTCGACCGCGGACCATCCGTTCCTGAGGGCTCGTCCGCCTCACCTCATGTCCCCTTGTAGCACCCAATCTGAGCACTCGGTGCCGCATATCTTACGGTCGCGGGCTGCCGCCTCCGGAGGCCACGGGGTAGATTGATCCGGTGGCCCACCTGGTGACCCTGGGAGAGTTGCTGGTCGACTTCATCGCCCACGAAGCCGGCGTGCCGGCAGGCGAAGCGACCAGTTGGAGCGCCCTTCCCGGCGGCGCACCCGCCAACGTGGCGGTGGGTGCGGCCCGGCTCGGGGTTCCCACCTCGTTCCTGGGCAAGGTAGGCGACGATCCGTTCGGCAGGATGCTGGAGCGCGCCCTCGCTGCCGAAGGGGTGGAAACGAGCGGGCTGCGCTTCGAGAAGGGCGCTCGAACAGCGTTGGCCTTCGTGAGCCTGGGCGATGATGGCGAGCGGTCGTTCCACTTCTACCGGCACCCCTCGGCCGACATGCTCTATCGCCCCGACGAGGTCGACCTGGAGGCGGTGAGGCAGGCGCGGGTACTGCACTTCGGCAGCATCAGCCTCATCGCCGAGCCGTCCCGAAGTGCGACGCTGGCAGCGGTGGAAGCCGCCAGGGAGGCGGGTGTGACGGTTACCTTCGACCCCAACCTGCGCCTCGACCTGTGGCCGGGGGCCGATGAGGCCCTCAGCGGGATCTTCGCGGCTATGGGGCAAGCCCACGTCGTGAAACTGAGCGAGGAGGAACTCGAGTTCGTCGCGGGGGGCGTCGGCGAGACTTATGCCCGGGAGTTGGCACGAGAGCTTGACCTCCTCGTGATCACCCGCGCAGCGAAAGGCGCCTTGTTGATAGCCGGGGACACGACACAGGAGGTACCTGCCTTCGAGACGAACGTGGTGGACACGACCGGCGCGGGAGACTCGTTCATGGCGGCACTCGTTGCCGGCATCGTCGCGAACCCGGGAATCGCGGAGCAGCCCGAGGCATTAAGGGAGGTGGCGCTTCGAGCCAACGCCTGCGCGGCCATCACGGTCTCGAGCAGGGGCGCGATCCCCGCGCTTCCCCACGCCGAACGACTCGTGGAGTTCCTCGCTCGTGAGCACGTCACCAAGTAGACTTCGCCAATGACCGTCACCATCGGAGCGATCCGCGAGGCCGCCGAGAGGATCGCGGGAGCGATCTACCCGACGCCCCTCATCCGCCTTCCCCTCGCCGACGAGGCCGAGGAGGTCTTCGTCAAGGCCGAGAACCTGCAACGAACCGGATCGTTCAAGCTCCGGGGGGCATACAACTTCCTCGCCTCGCTCACGCCGGCCGAGCGCGACCGCGGTGTCGTCGCCCACTCCAGCGGCAACCACGCCCAAGGTGTCGCCTGCGCAGCCAGACTGCTGGGGATCGAAGCGACGATAGTCATCCCCGAGGGCGCCCCGCACCTGAAAGTGGAGCGAACCCGCGCGCACGGAGCCGCGATCGTGCGGTGCGGCAACAGCAGCGACGAGAGGGAGCGGGTGGCGAGGGAACTCGTCGAGTCGGAAGGGTACATCCTGGTGCCTCCCTTCGACCATCCGCTCATCGTCGCAGGTCAGGGAACCGTGGGGCTCGAGATCGTTCAGAGCCTGAAGGGCGTCCGGAACGTCCTCGTGCCCGTCGGTGGCGGCGGCCTCTCTGCCGGTGTGGCCACGGCGATCGCCGCGCTCGCCCCCGACGCTCGGGTGATCGGAGTCGAGCCGGAACTGGCAGCCGATGCGAAGGAGTCGCTCGAGGTGGGGCGGCCCGTGTCGTGGTCGGCCGAGGAGGTCACCCGGACGATGGCGGACGGAGTACGAACGCAGCGAATCGGTGACCTCAACTTCGAGATCCTCCGCCGGCTGCTGGCCGGGGTCGTGACCGTGAGCGAGGAGGAGATCGAAGAGACCGCGCGCTGGTACCTGCTGGAGGCGCGTCTCGTCGTCGAGCCTACCGGCGCCCTCAGCCTCGCCGCTTATCGGCGCCTGCGCAGAGGAGCTAGCGAGCTCTCGCTCCTCCCGGGTCCCACGGTGGTGGTTGCCTCGGGCGGGAACGTCGGACAGAAGGCGGTCGCGTCCCTGCTCGACTGACGGACCTTCGACCGGGGGCAGCACGTGGTCGGCTGGGTCCTTCCGGGAGTGGTGAACCCGGTACTGCCGCCGACCGGAGGTGCGTTACGATGGGAGCGAGATGGACATCGCCCCGTTAGCCCTGGTCGTCCTCCTCGGGTACGGCCTGCTCATCGCGATCTCGCTGACCACCTGGACGGCTGTCGCCTATTTCAGGGAGGACGCCGAGGAGGCCGGCAAGCAACTGGAGCCCGCCGCGGCGCCCACCCGAACGCGGGCGCAGGTCAAGCGCGCCGTCAGCAACGATGAGGTGCGCGGCGCCCGCTCGAGGCGCGCCAGGAACGGCGCTGATCCCTTCTCCACGGGCGCGAAGTCGGCTGCCGTCGAAGGGGCCACCGCCTCCCGACCGGCCGCGGTTGCCTGGCAGCCGGAGGGTGTCCCCAAGAGGCCGCCGGCCAAGGAGGACTCTGACGAGGACGCCTTCGAGCGCTTCCTCAACTCCCGGTCCGATGATTTCGACCTGCGCTGAACGAGCGAATTGAGAGTCGGAAGCAGACAGGAACAACTCGAAGTACTGAACACCCTCGGGGAGGTGCTGAACCGCGAGCCGGAGTTCGAGCGGGCCCTCCCGGAGGCGCTGGAGCGGCTGGTGCGCCTCATGGGGCTCAGCACCGGCTGGGTGTTCCTGAGCAACACGAGCCAGGGCGACAGCCACCAGGGGAGCTTCTCACTGGCTGCGAGCACGGGATTGCCACCGGCGCTGGAGCGCGACGACAGGGAACCGCTCTGCAGCGGTAGCTGCGACTGCCAGGGCCTGCTGCGCAGGGGGAAGCTCGATCGAGGCGTGAACATGGTGACGTGCAGCCGGCTCGCCAAGGCCAGAGGCGACCGAGGCGGACTCGAACTCCACGCCAGTGTCCCGCTACTCGGGGCCCAGGGACCGGTTGGCATAGTCAATCTGGCCGCGCCCGGCGACACACGGTTCGAAGCGAGCACCCTCACCTTCCTGGCTGCCGTGGGCAAGCAGTTGGGGATCGCGTTCGAACGGAGCCGGCTGCAGGCCCGCAGGACCCGCGAGGCGCGCTACACGGCTACGCTCGAGGAGCGGGAGCGCATCGCTCGCCAGATGCACGATTCCCTCGCCCAGCTGCTCTTCGCGGCCGATCTCTCCCTGCAGGCGGCTCTTGACGAGCAGGGGGAGGACCCCTCCCCGTCGCTCGTACGGGCGGCGGAGGCGGTGGCGGGCGCTCTGGCCGACCTGCGCGGCCTGGTGGAGGTCCAACGACCGGCAGACCTCTCCAGCGGCCTGCTGCCGGCCCTCTCCCGGCTCGCCGAACGTACCGGCGGAGGATCAGTACGCGTTCATCTCGACAGCCAGCCGCTCGACGCCTTCGGCAGGGCCGCCGAGACGCTTTACCTGGTCGCTCAGGAAGCGGTAGGCAACGCGCTTCGGCACGGCGAGTGCACCAACATCTGGCTGCGGCTCGAGGCGGTCGAGGACAGGCTCCGCCTCACCGTCGCCGACGACGGGAAGGGGTTCGACCCGCACCGGGCGGCCGGCGGCCTCGGCCTGCAAGGGATGCACGACAGAACGAAGGGGGCCGGCGGCAGCTTCGCCATCGAGAGCGGGCAGGATGGCAGCCGGGTAGTGGCGGAGGTCCCATGGCGTACCGACTGATGCTGGTCGACGATCACCCGGTCGTAAGGCAAGGGCTCCGCTCCTTCCTCTCCCGTCAGGACGACCTCGAGATCGTCGCCGAGGCCGGTAGCCTGGCCGAAGCACGCGAGCGAGCGGCTCAGGTGAGCGGCGAACTCGACCTCGTCCTGCTCGACATCGAACTTCCCGACGGCAGCGGCCTCTCGCTCATCCGCGAGTTGCTGGACCAGCCGCACCCTCCCCGGGTGCTGGTCCTGACCTCCTTCCTCGAGCGCGAGTATGTGCGCGAGGCGCTGCGGCGCGGCGCGAACGGCTACCTCATCAAGCACGCGGGAACACAGGTGCTGCTCGACGGCGTCCGGGCGGTGCTGCGCGGCGAGATGCCGCTCGACCCCGCAGCGGCCAGGCTGCTCGCGCAAGACCGGAGCGATCCTGTCGCGGAGCTCACTCCCAGAGAGCGACAGGTACTGGAACTCCTGGCTGAAGGGCTTTCGAACCGCGACATTTCCCAACGGCTGAACGTGCGCGAGAAGACGGTCAAGTCGCACCTCGGGAACGTGTTCGCCAAGCTCGGTTTGCGCGACCGGACCCAGGCCGCGCTATGGGCTCGCGAGCACGGTTTGCAGACTACGCGTCGCTGAACTCCATGATCTCGTGCTGCGCGCGGCTGCGACTTTGGTCGCAGATGCAGCCCCGACCTCCGGCCGTTTCCGCCGGCTCCCCGATGAGCGACGCTGACGGCAGGAGGTTGGAAATGATCAGCGACTACACCATGTTCAAGCTAGCGACAGCCCGGGTGAACGACCTTCTGGCCCACGCGAACCGGCAGGGTCTTGTCCGGGGCCGCCGTCGGCAGAGGTGCGCTGCCGTACCCAAGGAGGCGGAGGGTGGCCCCAGGCCGGCAGGAGCGGCGAAGTGACGGCCCGCGAGTCTCCGGCGCAGTGGGGCGGACGGCCGGCTGCCGGCAGTGGCGCGCGGACCGCGCTGATTACCGGCGCCAGCAAGGGGTTGGGCTTCGCTCTCGCGCGATACCTCGCCTCGCGCCACTACCGGCTCGTCATAGACGCGCGCAGCGAGAGGGAGCTCTCCTCGGCGGCTGCCGAGCTTGCCGAGGTCACGACCGTCACCGCGGTCACCGGCGACGTCCGAGACGAGGCGCACCGGGCCGCACTCGTCGAAGCCGTCGGGGACGAACTCGACCTACTCGTCAACAACGCCTCGGATCTGGGGGTCACGCCGCTCCCCCCGCTCGTCCAGTACGACCTCGAGCGCTTCAGGCAGGTGTTCGAAGCTAACGTCTTCGCGCCGCTGGCGCTCGTTCAGGCGACCCTGCCCGCCCTGTTCAACGGCCACGGCCTGGTAGTGAACCTCTCCTCCGACGCGGCTCGCGGCGGCTATCCCGGCTGGGGCGCCTACGGAGCGAGCAAGGCAGCGCTCGACCTCGTCGGGCTCACTCTCGCCAACGAGCTGCAGGGGGTGACGGTAGTGAACGTGGATCCCGGCGACATGCGCACGGATATGCACCAGGCGGCCTTCCCCGGCGAAGACATCGGCGACCGGAAGTTGCCGCAGGAGACGCTGCCGTTCTGGGCCGGGCTATTCGAGCAGACCACGAATAGTTTGAACGGCAAACGCCTCGAGGCCCAGGCCGAGGTATGGGAGTCGGCGTGATGGCCTTCGCTACCGACCCTCGGGAAGCGCCGCGCCTGGCCACCAAAACTCCGGAGGAGCGGGGGCTTACTCGCGACGGCGTCCGACTCCTGGTGAGCGGCGCCAGCGGGCACCACCACGCCCTCTTCTCGGACCTGCCCGACCAGCTCGAGACCGGCGACCTACTGATCGTCAACAGGAGCGCTACTCTGCCCGCCTCGCTACCCGCGGTCGGCCGACTCGGCTCCTTCCGGTTGAACCTCTGCACCCGCTTCGGCGACAAATTGTGGCTTGCGGAGCCGCGCTGGTCCCGAGCACGCCCGGGCCCGCTACCGCTTGCGGATGGTGAGCTGGTGGAGGCCGGCGGGGCAGGCGCAACGATCCTCTCCACCTACCCGGGCATCCCCCGATTGCGCTTCGTCGATTTCCAGGGCGACTGGCAGGAGGCTGTAGGCCGTCAGGGCTCCCCGATCCGCTACGGTTACCTCTCGGAGGAGCCGGATCTTGGAGCCTACCAGACGATCTTCGGGGATCGCCCCGGGTCGGCGGAGATGCCGTCGGCCGGCAGACCGTTCACCGCGCGAACGCTCGAGGCGCTCGAGCGCCGTGGCGTCGAACTCGTCAGGGTGACGCTCCATACCGGGGTGAGTTCACTGGAGGCGGCCGACTTCCATGACACGGAACTCTTCCCCGAGCGCTTCGAGGTCGACAGTGAAGCCGCCCTAAGGCTCAACCGGGCAGCGTCCGGCGCAGGCCGGATCATCGCGATCGGCACCACCACGGTGAGGGCGCTGGTGAGCGCGTGGGACGGAGCACGCTTCCGCGCGGCACGCGGTCTCACCCGTGCCTACGTTCGTCGCGGGCGGTCGCTCCCGCCCATCGCCGGGCTTCTCACCGGTTTCCACGAGCCCAACTCGACTCACCTCGACATGCTCGAAGCCGTGGCCGGGCCGGACCTGCTGGAGTCGGGCTACCGGGAGGCGCTGAGGATGGGCTACCTGTGGCACGAGTTCGGGGACGTGCACCTGCTGCTGCCGGCCGCGTGTCCCTGACCTGCAGTAGAGAGTCGGGCGCCCTTCCGGACGCCCGACTCGATCTCTGCGGGGTGGATCAGGCCAGCGTCATCAGCTGGCGGTAGGCCTTCTCGGCCCGCTCGCGGATCTGTGAGGTGTCGGACTTCCCGGCCATCATCAGGTGCATGTTCATGTGTTGGTCCACGTCACCGAAGATCGAGTTGAGGATCTCGACCTCCTCGCGACTACGCAGAGTGGAGTCGTCACGGAAGGTCGTGGTGTAGGCGTACTCGAAGCGGCGCTCGTCGATCTTGCCGCCGAGGAAGCTCTCGAGCAGCTGGATGTAGGGCGCGAGATCGCTGCTGGCGCGCGGGTTCGTTGCCTGCTTCTCGCTCTGCGGCATCTTGCCGAAGCCCTGAGCGAGCGCCTCGGGGGTGATGTTCCAGTTGTCGACGTCGAACACGGGCTGGCCGTCGCGGAACAGGATCACCTGCGGGCTCTCGTGCTTGATACCGGTCTTCTCGGCCACCAGGTTCGAGGCGGCACGCGCCTCGACGACTCGGATGAGGCCCACGAACAGGTCCTCACGCGGCTCGAGCTCCTCCTGTACGAAGCCGAACCCCTGCATGGTCTTGTGGCAGGTCCCGGCCTTGAAGACGACGCTGGTGGGGTGCGCAGCGAGGAATTCGTTTACCTCTTCAGGGGTCGTGAGGTTGATGACTCGGTCTTTGAACATCTAGTCTCCTTATTTCGCTCCCACATTCTAGGAAACTTCGGGGAGCGCGGATGTTTCCTGACGCGTACCGCCGAGCGGACGCGTCGAGGGACGGACTCTCGGCCGCGGCCCAGGAAGACCGCGTCTGGATCTCGTTGACCGGTATAGGACCCGCTGGTAGACTTCAGTTTGCCCGGTGGATCGCACGCAGCCACGGGTTAGCGGCAGTCGCAGTCCGACCAGTTCTTGGAGAGGTGTCCGAGCGGTTTAAGGAGCACGCCTGGAAAGCGTGTGTGTGGGGCAACCTGCACCGAGGGTTCGAATCCCTCCCTCTCCGCCAGGAACGATCGAGCGCCCCGGTTCTCCGGCGGCGCTCCATTCGTCATGCGAGGGATGAAACCTCACAGGGCCCGTGTGCCATGCCGCTCGCCGGTGTTGAAGTAATGAATGTAATGCCGGATACATTACAGCAGTACCGCAGTTCGGCGGCGTGAGGGGGCGATAGCCTAGAAACTCCCATCTACACGTGGCTCAGGGTTGTTTCATGGCGGTTCGTCGGTGATAGGATGATGTGGTTTACAAGAGGGGATAAATCACCGCTTGGGGGCGGAGGTATTGTGAACCTTGTGGAATTGAGCGTCCTGGTACCCGAAGAACGCGTGGCCGAGTTCTACACAATGCTGGGGAACTGGTTGGCCGGCAACGTGGTGACGAACGGTGAC
Encoded proteins:
- a CDS encoding S-adenosylmethionine:tRNA ribosyltransferase-isomerase, which codes for MAFATDPREAPRLATKTPEERGLTRDGVRLLVSGASGHHHALFSDLPDQLETGDLLIVNRSATLPASLPAVGRLGSFRLNLCTRFGDKLWLAEPRWSRARPGPLPLADGELVEAGGAGATILSTYPGIPRLRFVDFQGDWQEAVGRQGSPIRYGYLSEEPDLGAYQTIFGDRPGSAEMPSAGRPFTARTLEALERRGVELVRVTLHTGVSSLEAADFHDTELFPERFEVDSEAALRLNRAASGAGRIIAIGTTTVRALVSAWDGARFRAARGLTRAYVRRGRSLPPIAGLLTGFHEPNSTHLDMLEAVAGPDLLESGYREALRMGYLWHEFGDVHLLLPAACP
- a CDS encoding monothiol bacilliredoxin BrxC family protein, giving the protein MFKDRVINLTTPEEVNEFLAAHPTSVVFKAGTCHKTMQGFGFVQEELEPREDLFVGLIRVVEARAASNLVAEKTGIKHESPQVILFRDGQPVFDVDNWNITPEALAQGFGKMPQSEKQATNPRASSDLAPYIQLLESFLGGKIDERRFEYAYTTTFRDDSTLRSREEVEILNSIFGDVDQHMNMHLMMAGKSDTSQIRERAEKAYRQLMTLA